TCGGCCTTTCCCTCATCCTGCAGGAAGCCGTGCGGGCGACCTTCGGCGCGACCCCGAAGCGCATTCTCGACCCGATCGGAATCACGATCCCCGTGCTCGGCATGAACTACCAGGTTTACCGACTGTTCGCGGCCGCCGTCGCGATCGCGGCCATCGTCGCCTTTTTTCTGTTCCTCCACCGGACCAAGTTCGGCACGTGGATGCGCGCCGTGCGCCAGGATCGCGAGACGGCGATCGCCATGGGCTTGCCGGCGAACCGCATTTTCCTCGTCACTTTCGGGCTCGGCACCTCGATGGCCATGCTCGGCGGCGTGGTGGCGGCGCCGATCACGTCGGTCGAGTTCCGTCTCGGCCTCGACGTGTTGCCGCTCTGCTTCATGGCTGTGATCATCGGCGGCATGGGCAACCTGCCCGGAACCGCCGCGGCCGCCGTTCTGCTCGCCCTGATCGAGGGCATCATCACCAGCTTCGCCGAACCGACGACGGCGCGGATCGTCTCGCTGATCATCATGAGCGTGGTCCTGCTGGTCCGGCCCGAGGGCATTTTCGCCCGGAGACGGACATGACGCTGGCGGCGAAATCGCCAGTGGCGCGACTCGGCCCTTGGCTGGCGCGCTTTACGCCCGCTCAGGGATTCGCTCTTCTGGCCGGGTTTCTTGTGCTGTTGCCGTGGTTTGTTCCGAACTATCAACGCGTGTTCGTCGCCGAAATCTTCGTCTGGGGGCTGTTCGCGATGTCGTTCGCGATGGTGTTCGGTTTCGCCGGCATGCTGTCGTTCGCCCAGGCCGTGTTCTTCGGCGCGGGATGCTACGGGTTTAATCTCGGCACTTTCTATTTCGGTTTCAATACGTGGGGCGCAGTTTTTTCCGCGTTCGCCGCCGCCGCGCTATTCGCGATCCCCGTCGGGTTTATCGCTACCCGCGTGCGCCATCATCATTTTTTGATCGTCACCGTGATTATTTCGGTATTGGTCACCACCATACTCGATTCCGGCCATTGGAAATGGCTGGCCGGTCCGTACGTCACACGTTCGCTTACCTTCGTTCCGGAAGTGCCGCTCGGGTTCGTGTCGTTCAGCTTTTTCAACGAAATCGTCGCCTATTATTTCACTGTGATCATGGTTGCCGCTGCCGTCGCCGTCTGCTGGCTGCTGGTGCATTCGCCATTCGGACGCGCGTTGCTGGCGATCCGTGAAAATGAAACGCGCGCGCGGCTGATAGGCCTCAACGTCAACCGCCTGCGCTGGATCATGTTCGTGGTCGCCGCCGGCATCGCCGGTTACGCGGGAGCTTTGTTTGCGCTGCTCACCCGTTTCACCAACCTCGAGTTTTTTCATTGGACTTACTCGGGCAAGGCCGTGGTCATGGCCATCATCGGCGGGGTCGGCTCCCTGATCGGGCCGTTCGTCGGAACCGCCTTCTATTTGCTGTCGAACGAGTATCTGTCCCAGTTCTTCCAGCAGTTCGTGATTGTCTTCGGGGTCATCCTGTTGGTTGTCATCCGCTACGCCCCGGAGGGCTTGTGGGGCCTGTTCGTGGGCTGGGTCCGCAGCCACAGGAGCGCCTGACCGTGCCGCTCCGCCTCACCCCGCTCCATATCCTCGGCCTGATCGGCTTCGCTTTTCTTCTGGTCGCGCCCTTCCTGCTGCCGCTGTTGGGCGCCAAATTCTGGGTCAATATCATCGCCGAAATCATGATTTGGAGCCTGTTCGCGGCCAGCGTGAACTTGCTACTCGGATACACCGGCCTGCTTTCGTTCGGACAGGCCCTTTACTTTGGCTTCGGCGCTTACGGCGTCGCCCTCGGCATCGACATGTTCGGGTGGTCTTTCTGGCCATCGGCGGTGTTCGGCGTATTCGTGGCGACGGCGTGCGCGGTGAT
This portion of the Rhodospirillales bacterium genome encodes:
- a CDS encoding branched-chain amino acid ABC transporter permease, which gives rise to MTLAAKSPVARLGPWLARFTPAQGFALLAGFLVLLPWFVPNYQRVFVAEIFVWGLFAMSFAMVFGFAGMLSFAQAVFFGAGCYGFNLGTFYFGFNTWGAVFSAFAAAALFAIPVGFIATRVRHHHFLIVTVIISVLVTTILDSGHWKWLAGPYVTRSLTFVPEVPLGFVSFSFFNEIVAYYFTVIMVAAAVAVCWLLVHSPFGRALLAIRENETRARLIGLNVNRLRWIMFVVAAGIAGYAGALFALLTRFTNLEFFHWTYSGKAVVMAIIGGVGSLIGPFVGTAFYLLSNEYLSQFFQQFVIVFGVILLVVIRYAPEGLWGLFVGWVRSHRSA
- a CDS encoding branched-chain amino acid ABC transporter permease, with protein sequence MNGLVWGLIIALIALGLSIIFGLLDIVNVAHGDFFMVGAVFAWTVILMTGNFWLAFLIVPLIGMLLGIAIERVVIKPIENSPSLSIVATFGLSLILQEAVRATFGATPKRILDPIGITIPVLGMNYQVYRLFAAAVAIAAIVAFFLFLHRTKFGTWMRAVRQDRETAIAMGLPANRIFLVTFGLGTSMAMLGGVVAAPITSVEFRLGLDVLPLCFMAVIIGGMGNLPGTAAAAVLLALIEGIITSFAEPTTARIVSLIIMSVVLLVRPEGIFARRRT